The following are encoded together in the Brevinematales bacterium genome:
- the rlmN gene encoding 23S rRNA (adenine(2503)-C(2))-methyltransferase RlmN — MEHLLDFTFTELKNKLIEKNVAVSRAYPIFGWIYRRSEFSFENMTDLPKTVRPMLTEWFSIIDLEPVEEQTDSSGESVKFLFRTLDGHYIESVLLQGGEIDDETETSGPERLTVCVSSQIGCALGCNFCATGRLGLTRNLSVGEIISQILLIDRYAKKKYKKDPASRAITNIVFMGMGEPFLNTDNVIKALQILNFSGGFHIGARHITISTAGIADRIRDFADLGLQVRLAVSLNSTNQEKRKVLMPVARNYSIEQVLDAVRYYQTQIDRRVTFEYVLIGGINTEEIDVLSMKRELAGIKFHLNLIRYNPVDVIPLNPPTDEEYRLFRGFLRKHGIPFVERFGKGREIAAACGQLGLSRLQERIGKGKA, encoded by the coding sequence ATGGAGCATTTGCTCGATTTTACGTTCACCGAACTGAAAAATAAACTGATCGAAAAAAACGTCGCGGTCAGCCGCGCCTACCCGATATTCGGTTGGATTTACCGCCGCTCGGAATTTTCATTCGAGAATATGACCGACCTTCCGAAAACCGTGCGCCCCATGCTCACGGAATGGTTCAGCATCATCGACCTCGAACCGGTGGAGGAGCAGACCGACTCCTCGGGCGAATCGGTCAAATTCCTGTTCCGCACTCTCGACGGGCACTATATCGAAAGCGTGCTCCTGCAGGGCGGGGAGATCGACGACGAGACCGAGACATCCGGCCCGGAACGGCTCACGGTGTGCGTATCGTCGCAGATCGGATGCGCCCTCGGATGCAATTTCTGCGCGACAGGCCGCCTCGGTTTAACCCGTAACCTGTCCGTCGGGGAAATCATCTCGCAAATCCTCCTGATCGACCGTTACGCCAAGAAGAAATATAAGAAAGACCCCGCCTCCCGCGCGATCACGAATATCGTGTTTATGGGGATGGGCGAACCGTTCCTGAATACCGATAATGTCATCAAAGCCCTGCAAATCCTGAATTTCTCGGGCGGGTTCCATATCGGCGCGCGCCATATCACCATCTCCACCGCCGGGATCGCGGATAGAATACGCGACTTCGCCGACCTCGGCCTGCAGGTGCGTCTCGCGGTATCGCTGAACAGTACCAATCAGGAAAAGCGGAAAGTACTGATGCCGGTGGCGCGGAATTATTCCATCGAGCAGGTTCTCGACGCGGTACGTTACTACCAAACCCAGATCGACCGCCGCGTTACCTTCGAATATGTCCTCATCGGGGGAATCAACACCGAGGAGATCGACGTGCTCTCCATGAAACGCGAGCTCGCGGGAATCAAGTTCCATCTCAACCTGATCCGTTATAATCCGGTGGATGTTATCCCGCTCAACCCGCCGACGGACGAAGAATACCGGCTGTTCAGGGGATTCCTGCGGAAGCACGGGATACCGTTTGTGGAACGTTTCGGGAAGGGCCGGGAGATCGCCGCAGCCTGCGGACAGTTGGGTCTGAGCAGACTGCAGGAGAGAATCGGGAAGGGCAAGGCTTAA
- the gatA gene encoding Asp-tRNA(Asn)/Glu-tRNA(Gln) amidotransferase subunit GatA → MNILDLSVKELSDALAKKELKSADITKAYLDAIEADNKNPKPINAYINVLADLAMKSAQKADERIASGKHTPLTGVPIAIKDNMNIKGYPTTCASDILTGYDATYNASVVEKLITGHGMVPLGKANMDEFAMGSSTETSHYGITRNPYDRDRIPGGSSGGSAAAVAGKLAPVALGSDTGGSIRQPASLCGVVGLKPTYGTVSRYGLVAFASSLDQIGPLSRTVDDARMIFEALSAYDPKDSTSLDFQRKPMSLSGDVKGMKIGIPREYFLDGMDKEVDGVIKATIRKLEDKGAKMVDISLPHTEYAVPTYYIVATAEASSNLERYDGVKYGKRDMEAKHLSEMYIRTRSDGFGEEVKRRIMLGTYVLSAGYYDAYYMKALRVRTLIKRDFEKAFESVDAILTPVSPTPAFKIGEKTDDPIAMYLSDIFTISVNLAGIPAVSVPAGTTAAGLPVGAQVIGNLLAEETILNIAKAIEL, encoded by the coding sequence ATGAACATTCTCGACCTGTCCGTAAAAGAGCTTTCAGACGCGCTCGCGAAAAAGGAACTTAAATCGGCGGATATTACAAAAGCGTATCTCGACGCGATCGAGGCAGATAATAAAAACCCGAAACCCATCAACGCTTATATAAACGTCCTGGCCGATCTCGCGATGAAGTCCGCTCAAAAAGCCGACGAACGAATCGCCTCCGGGAAGCACACCCCGTTGACGGGCGTACCTATCGCTATCAAGGATAATATGAATATCAAGGGTTACCCCACGACCTGCGCGTCCGATATACTTACCGGATACGACGCCACCTACAACGCATCCGTGGTGGAGAAGCTGATTACCGGGCACGGCATGGTTCCGCTCGGGAAGGCGAATATGGACGAGTTCGCGATGGGATCGTCGACCGAAACGTCGCACTACGGCATCACCCGCAACCCCTACGACCGCGACCGGATACCCGGCGGATCGTCGGGAGGATCGGCGGCGGCGGTCGCGGGCAAGCTCGCCCCCGTGGCGCTCGGCAGCGATACCGGCGGCTCGATCCGTCAGCCCGCGTCGCTATGCGGAGTGGTCGGCCTCAAGCCCACCTACGGTACAGTCTCCCGTTACGGCCTCGTGGCGTTCGCGTCCTCGCTCGACCAGATCGGCCCGCTGTCGCGTACTGTCGACGACGCGCGGATGATATTCGAGGCGCTTTCCGCATACGACCCGAAGGACTCCACCAGCCTCGATTTCCAGCGCAAGCCGATGAGTCTTTCCGGCGACGTCAAGGGAATGAAAATCGGCATCCCCAGGGAATATTTCCTCGACGGGATGGATAAGGAAGTCGATGGCGTGATAAAAGCAACGATCAGGAAACTCGAAGATAAAGGCGCGAAGATGGTCGATATCAGTCTTCCGCATACCGAATACGCGGTGCCGACCTACTATATTGTGGCGACCGCCGAAGCCAGCTCGAACCTCGAACGCTACGACGGAGTGAAATACGGCAAGCGCGATATGGAAGCGAAGCACCTGTCCGAGATGTATATTCGGACGCGCTCCGACGGATTCGGCGAGGAAGTCAAGCGCCGTATCATGCTCGGTACTTATGTACTATCGGCGGGGTACTACGACGCATACTATATGAAGGCGCTTCGGGTACGCACGCTCATCAAGCGCGACTTCGAGAAGGCGTTCGAGAGCGTCGACGCGATCCTCACCCCAGTATCCCCCACACCGGCGTTCAAGATCGGCGAAAAGACCGACGACCCGATTGCGATGTACCTGTCCGATATCTTTACCATTTCCGTTAACCTCGCCGGGATACCCGCGGTATCCGTGCCCGCCGGGACGACTGCCGCAGGACTGCCTGTCGGCGCGCAGGTGATTGGCAACCTTCTCGCGGAAGAGACTATCCTCAATATCGCCAAAGCGATCGAACTTTAA
- a CDS encoding response regulator has translation MGAAVLIVDDAVSVRWIVGKVFQQRNFIVYEAVNGIEGLKILNSHPIDLVIVDLNMPEMNGLEFITKVKENLDYADLPIVVLTGESNAQLLNIAKEHGAAGWIIKPFNPEKFVDSIEELAPHLFQTN, from the coding sequence ATGGGGGCTGCCGTTCTAATCGTTGACGACGCGGTATCCGTGCGCTGGATCGTGGGGAAGGTTTTCCAACAGAGGAATTTTATAGTCTACGAGGCCGTCAACGGTATAGAAGGCTTAAAAATCCTGAATTCTCATCCTATCGATTTAGTCATAGTCGACCTGAATATGCCGGAGATGAACGGACTGGAGTTTATTACTAAGGTAAAGGAGAATCTGGATTATGCCGATCTGCCGATTGTCGTTCTGACCGGCGAATCCAACGCCCAATTATTGAATATCGCAAAAGAGCATGGCGCGGCGGGATGGATCATTAAACCGTTCAACCCGGAAAAATTCGTCGATAGTATTGAGGAACTGGCGCCCCATTTATTCCAAACCAATTAG
- a CDS encoding chemotaxis response regulator protein-glutamate methylesterase, protein MNKIKVCIVDDSASIRRTLSEILSEDPSIEICCTASDPYYAAEKFKTDLPDVIILDIEMPRMDGLTFLQKIMSQRPIPVVICSSLTESGSEAALRALGLGASDIITKPKLGTKVFLEESKIRIIDAVKAAVKTNPRQIADFSRIEPKFSADVVIGKGKPLTTMEMTDKVIAVGASTGGTEALRYFLESLPVTVPGIVIVQHMPEGFTNSFAKRLNELCKITVKEAADGDNVLRGTALIAPGNKHTLLKRSGARFYIEVREGPLVNRHRPSVDVLFRSTARYAGQNAAGIIMTGMGDDGAKGLLEMKEAGAYTIAEDEKSCVVFGMPKAAIELGAAMKVLSLDRIVTDIISRYGNA, encoded by the coding sequence ATGAATAAAATCAAGGTGTGCATCGTCGACGATTCGGCAAGCATCCGCCGGACTCTCTCGGAGATACTATCCGAAGACCCGTCGATAGAAATATGCTGTACGGCGTCCGACCCCTATTATGCGGCGGAAAAATTCAAGACCGATCTCCCCGACGTCATTATCCTCGATATCGAAATGCCCCGGATGGACGGGCTGACGTTCCTGCAAAAAATCATGTCGCAGCGCCCCATCCCGGTCGTCATCTGCTCGTCGCTGACCGAAAGCGGTTCGGAGGCCGCCCTGCGCGCATTGGGTCTCGGCGCATCCGATATCATCACCAAACCCAAACTCGGCACGAAAGTTTTTCTGGAGGAATCGAAGATCAGGATTATCGACGCTGTGAAGGCCGCGGTGAAAACCAATCCCCGGCAAATCGCGGACTTTTCCCGTATCGAACCGAAGTTCAGCGCCGACGTGGTTATCGGCAAGGGGAAACCGCTGACGACGATGGAAATGACCGATAAGGTGATCGCGGTCGGCGCGTCCACCGGCGGAACCGAAGCCCTGCGCTATTTCCTCGAATCCCTTCCTGTTACAGTCCCCGGTATCGTCATCGTCCAGCATATGCCGGAGGGTTTCACTAACTCCTTCGCGAAGCGTCTCAACGAGCTTTGTAAGATCACGGTGAAGGAGGCGGCCGACGGGGACAACGTGCTTCGCGGGACTGCGCTGATCGCCCCCGGGAACAAGCATACCCTGCTGAAACGAAGCGGCGCGCGTTTTTATATCGAGGTGCGCGAAGGTCCCCTCGTGAACCGCCACCGCCCGTCGGTGGACGTCCTTTTCCGTTCGACCGCGAGATACGCCGGGCAGAACGCGGCGGGGATTATTATGACCGGGATGGGCGACGACGGCGCGAAGGGCTTGCTGGAAATGAAAGAAGCGGGCGCGTACACAATCGCGGAGGACGAGAAATCATGTGTGGTATTCGGGATGCCCAAGGCCGCGATCGAACTGGGCGCGGCAATGAAGGTATTGTCTCTGGACAGGATAGTCACCGATATTATCTCCCGCTACGGGAACGCGTGA
- a CDS encoding chemotaxis protein CheD, translating to METQYLKSGESIISDSDVRVFTILGSCVAIMLYDPKLKLGAMSHALLPDSSYSTTERREQNPMLYVDQGFHKLLDKMLDRGSLKRRLIVKIFGGSGINICKDELCVNPRVGEKNAQKALEIIEKEGLNLAVNDTGGDTGRKLIFYPAQGVVYRKFVMKNPYE from the coding sequence ATGGAGACCCAATACTTAAAAAGCGGCGAATCGATTATCTCAGATAGCGATGTGCGTGTATTCACAATTCTCGGTTCATGTGTCGCGATCATGCTGTACGACCCAAAATTAAAACTCGGCGCGATGTCGCATGCTCTGTTGCCCGACAGCAGTTATTCCACTACGGAACGGCGGGAGCAGAATCCCATGCTGTACGTAGACCAGGGTTTTCACAAGTTACTGGATAAAATGCTCGATCGCGGTTCGTTAAAACGCCGCCTGATTGTGAAAATATTCGGCGGTTCCGGTATCAATATCTGTAAGGACGAACTGTGCGTTAATCCGCGTGTCGGCGAAAAAAATGCACAAAAAGCGCTGGAGATTATCGAGAAGGAAGGGCTAAATCTCGCCGTCAACGATACCGGCGGGGATACCGGCCGAAAACTGATATTTTATCCCGCGCAGGGAGTTGTCTACAGGAAATTCGTCATGAAGAATCCATATGAATAG
- a CDS encoding chemotaxis protein CheR gives MMPGDFPLSLTKMTDEDSNRLRTYIQTNFGIRLKEEKRALLEGRLHKRLRVLGMRTFKEYCDFLFSDEGMKSEPETLMNLISTNKTDFFRENHHFEYLRDLILPELSASSLNIWSAACSTGEEPYSIAMTIENYLTVNDTGNLHYSILATDISTSALSAGFRAVYTEKVIEPVPPEFRLRFLMKNKDPDSDLYRVVPEMRAKVAFRYLNFMDHRYDIKEKMQVVFCRNALIYFDFDEKEKIVNKLCDHLIPGGYFFVGHSESLFNMKIPLRLIKPTIYVKDT, from the coding sequence ATGATGCCGGGGGATTTTCCATTATCGTTGACAAAGATGACGGACGAGGACAGTAACCGCCTTCGTACTTATATCCAGACGAATTTCGGGATACGCCTGAAGGAGGAGAAACGCGCCCTGCTCGAGGGGCGGCTTCATAAACGGCTCAGGGTTCTGGGGATGCGCACCTTTAAGGAATACTGCGACTTTCTCTTCAGCGACGAGGGGATGAAGTCGGAACCTGAAACGCTGATGAATCTGATTTCGACCAATAAGACGGATTTTTTCCGGGAGAACCACCATTTTGAGTACCTGCGCGATCTTATACTCCCTGAGTTATCCGCAAGCTCCCTGAACATCTGGAGTGCAGCCTGTTCGACCGGTGAGGAGCCTTATTCTATCGCCATGACCATCGAGAATTACCTGACTGTCAACGATACCGGGAATCTTCATTACAGCATACTTGCGACCGATATCTCGACCAGCGCATTGAGCGCGGGTTTCAGGGCAGTTTACACCGAAAAAGTGATAGAACCGGTTCCTCCCGAGTTCAGGCTGCGTTTCCTGATGAAAAATAAAGACCCCGATTCTGACCTGTACCGGGTAGTTCCCGAAATGCGCGCGAAGGTCGCATTCCGATACCTGAATTTTATGGATCACCGTTACGATATAAAAGAGAAGATGCAAGTCGTGTTCTGCCGGAACGCGCTGATCTATTTTGATTTCGATGAGAAAGAAAAAATCGTGAATAAGCTCTGCGACCACCTGATACCCGGCGGATACTTTTTTGTCGGACATTCCGAATCCCTGTTCAATATGAAAATCCCGTTGCGCCTGATAAAGCCCACGATTTATGTGAAGGATACTTAA
- a CDS encoding chemotaxis protein CheW, translated as MENVNRGAEIRQYLTFGIDREIYGVDVLKVREVLEFGAITRIPKSPPYMVGVINLRGHVVPIIDLRLKFDMPTVEKTVDTSIIIVEVEYEGQVIEVGALVDTVKQVVNLDSTQLEAPPKIGMNIKTDFISSMGKTEDSFIIILNTDRVFTGGELMSIKDSVSDTSELVTIDAEE; from the coding sequence ATGGAAAACGTAAATAGAGGCGCCGAAATCCGGCAATACCTCACATTCGGTATAGACAGAGAAATATACGGGGTAGACGTGCTGAAGGTGCGCGAGGTCTTGGAATTCGGCGCGATTACCCGGATACCGAAAAGCCCCCCGTATATGGTCGGCGTCATCAACCTTCGCGGGCATGTCGTACCGATTATCGACCTCCGTCTGAAGTTCGATATGCCCACGGTGGAGAAAACAGTCGACACGTCCATCATCATCGTGGAGGTCGAGTACGAGGGACAGGTGATCGAGGTGGGCGCGCTGGTGGATACGGTCAAGCAGGTGGTAAACCTCGATTCCACCCAGCTCGAAGCGCCTCCGAAAATCGGGATGAATATCAAGACGGACTTTATCTCCTCGATGGGAAAAACCGAAGACAGCTTTATCATAATCCTGAATACCGACAGGGTGTTCACGGGCGGGGAGTTGATGTCCATCAAGGATTCCGTGTCGGATACCTCCGAACTAGTCACAATCGACGCGGAGGAATAA
- a CDS encoding HAMP domain-containing protein, producing MKIGQKLILGFGLIVALFAAFVVFNYFQLQQIKEKKDEIVLDSDNAVLATEIHGLGAEFAEIIGSAIINQNKEQTEKDWTAKKSESVSDLDTLKKIIDTDDEKALYAKMMENYNLYISTVDDKLLPLIFSGTGSSAEIEKIDAQLDGIVNDFSAALDNIMDGVNEELELDQKDIADTIAAIILISIIIALVVLTIAVVIALVITNSITKPINYSADVLARVAKGDLTVTISDNFLNSKDEVGGMLKAMDMMITDLNKIASDIINGAENIAAATMQVAQSSQELSQRTSEQASSVEEISSSIEEMTATIRQNADNASQTEKIATKSSGDASESGNIVKQTVQAMNEIADKISIVQEIARQTNLLSLNASIEAARAGEHGKGFAVVASGVQKLAERSQLSATEIGKLAKTSVEIAILAGEMLTRLVPDIQKTSELVTEINAASGEQSSGVQQINNAIQQLNTVVQQNASSSEELASTSEEVTAQAQSLKETIGYFKISEEQNHTKTVTHIPKIGPKPAAKPVPTHIALHHDQNAGKGYEYKLGNPEDAEDEHYERF from the coding sequence ATGAAGATAGGCCAAAAATTGATTTTAGGTTTCGGGCTGATCGTAGCGCTCTTCGCGGCGTTCGTAGTCTTTAACTATTTCCAGCTCCAGCAGATAAAGGAGAAGAAGGATGAAATAGTCCTGGATTCCGATAATGCGGTTCTGGCTACCGAGATTCACGGCTTGGGAGCCGAGTTCGCCGAGATTATCGGCAGCGCGATTATTAACCAGAATAAAGAACAGACGGAAAAGGACTGGACTGCTAAAAAATCCGAATCCGTTTCCGATTTGGACACATTAAAGAAAATTATCGATACTGATGATGAGAAGGCATTATATGCAAAAATGATGGAAAATTATAACCTTTATATTTCGACAGTGGATGATAAACTATTGCCGCTGATTTTCTCCGGGACCGGCAGTTCCGCCGAGATCGAGAAAATTGACGCTCAATTGGACGGGATAGTCAACGATTTCAGCGCCGCGCTTGATAATATCATGGACGGTGTGAATGAGGAACTGGAACTCGACCAAAAGGATATCGCCGATACTATCGCCGCTATTATCCTCATCAGCATCATTATCGCGCTGGTCGTTCTGACGATTGCGGTCGTTATCGCGCTCGTAATCACGAACAGCATCACGAAGCCGATCAATTACTCCGCCGATGTTCTCGCGCGGGTCGCTAAGGGCGACCTGACGGTAACTATATCCGATAACTTCCTCAACAGCAAGGACGAGGTCGGAGGTATGCTCAAAGCGATGGATATGATGATTACCGACCTGAACAAGATCGCGTCGGATATTATCAACGGCGCGGAAAATATCGCGGCGGCCACGATGCAGGTCGCGCAGTCCAGCCAGGAGCTCTCCCAGCGCACGAGCGAACAAGCCTCGTCGGTGGAGGAGATTTCCTCGTCTATCGAGGAGATGACCGCGACTATCCGGCAGAACGCCGATAACGCGAGCCAGACCGAGAAGATCGCCACCAAGTCGTCGGGCGACGCCTCCGAGAGCGGGAACATTGTCAAACAGACCGTGCAGGCGATGAACGAGATCGCCGATAAGATATCGATCGTGCAGGAGATCGCGCGGCAGACCAACCTGCTTTCGCTGAACGCGTCGATCGAAGCCGCGCGCGCGGGCGAGCATGGCAAGGGATTCGCGGTGGTCGCGTCGGGAGTACAGAAGCTCGCCGAACGCAGCCAGTTATCCGCGACCGAGATCGGCAAGCTCGCGAAAACCAGCGTCGAGATCGCGATACTCGCCGGCGAAATGCTGACCCGCCTCGTACCGGATATCCAGAAGACCTCCGAGCTCGTCACCGAGATCAACGCGGCGAGCGGCGAACAGAGCAGCGGAGTCCAGCAGATCAACAACGCCATCCAGCAGCTTAACACGGTCGTCCAGCAGAACGCATCCTCCTCCGAGGAACTGGCCTCCACATCCGAGGAAGTCACCGCGCAGGCGCAGTCGTTGAAGGAAACGATCGGGTACTTCAAGATTTCCGAGGAACAGAATCATACGAAAACGGTGACCCACATTCCCAAGATCGGCCCCAAGCCCGCAGCAAAGCCCGTCCCTACCCATATCGCGCTCCATCACGATCAGAACGCCGGGAAAGGGTACGAGTATAAACTTGGGAATCCCGAGGACGCGGAAGACGAGCATTACGAGCGTTTTTAA
- a CDS encoding chemotaxis protein CheA, whose product MNLSGAAETYIEEAYEILQNMEQLLLTLEHDTANHEIIDSIFRCLHTIKGSGSMFGFDEVSAFTHEIESLFDKIRQGRIPVTKQIIDMTLASRDYIRFLIDNPVSDEVTRTHTRELIADFQRLSGQISENPVPAAPVQEIPAAQENPLPGGELKTYRIRFVPNPDLFTRGINPISLLEELNSLGRIETVIRLDHLPYLEDIDPEKCHVGWDIIISASADPNALRDVFVFVEGDSKLDIDIIDTDGILEEYTDYKRIGNILYERGDISADDLRKILSEQVKFGDIAKKSGIVSEEKIESAFTEQRYIRDLRQKRLDQTKTSTIRVKYEKLDHLVNLVGEMVTLQAALAQYASQTNNEEIELISLSEHFERLITELRDNAMEIRMVPIGETFAGFQRLVRDLTGELGKEADLVTRGSETELDKTVIESLKDPLLHILRNSLDHGIETPAERMRQGKPAKGTIILSAEHSGGQVYIRISDDGAGIDPLKIHAKAVEKGVIAPDAELTRKEILSLVFLPGFSTAEQATNISGRGVGMDVVKGNIERLRGTVEIESEPGKGTTVLLKIPLTLAIIDGLLLKIGSERFVVNLSMIEECVDLTDEIRGNTEGRDIAVVRGEIIPYINLRKLFDIPGELPEIEQMVIVRLDDKKIGLIVDYVIGQYQTVIKNLDKVGANIDEISGATILGDGSIALILDVARIARGVEINKNGSHIDQTLNGGKK is encoded by the coding sequence ATGAATCTATCCGGCGCGGCGGAAACTTATATCGAAGAAGCCTACGAAATCCTCCAGAATATGGAACAGCTTCTCCTGACCCTCGAGCACGATACCGCCAACCATGAAATCATCGATAGTATATTCCGCTGTCTTCATACCATAAAAGGTTCCGGCAGTATGTTCGGATTCGACGAGGTTTCCGCATTTACCCATGAGATCGAATCCCTGTTCGACAAGATACGCCAGGGTAGAATTCCGGTAACCAAACAGATTATCGATATGACGCTTGCGTCGCGGGATTATATCCGTTTCCTGATAGATAATCCTGTCTCCGACGAAGTTACCCGGACACATACGCGCGAACTGATCGCCGATTTTCAACGGCTCTCCGGGCAAATTTCGGAGAATCCCGTACCCGCCGCCCCGGTTCAGGAAATCCCGGCAGCACAGGAAAACCCTCTCCCCGGGGGCGAGTTGAAAACCTACCGTATCCGTTTCGTCCCAAACCCCGATCTTTTCACCCGGGGTATCAATCCCATCTCGCTGCTCGAGGAGCTTAATTCCCTCGGGCGGATAGAAACGGTCATCCGGCTGGATCATCTGCCCTACCTCGAGGACATCGATCCTGAAAAATGCCATGTCGGGTGGGATATCATCATATCCGCAAGCGCCGACCCGAACGCGCTCCGGGATGTGTTTGTTTTCGTCGAGGGTGATTCGAAATTAGATATAGATATAATCGATACGGACGGGATACTCGAGGAATATACCGATTATAAACGGATCGGGAATATCCTCTATGAACGCGGCGATATATCGGCGGACGACCTCAGGAAAATCCTGAGCGAACAGGTCAAATTCGGGGATATCGCTAAGAAGAGCGGGATTGTCTCCGAGGAAAAAATCGAGTCCGCTTTTACCGAACAGCGTTATATCCGCGACCTCCGGCAGAAACGCCTCGATCAGACAAAAACATCCACGATCCGCGTGAAGTACGAGAAGCTCGACCATCTGGTAAATCTGGTCGGCGAGATGGTCACCCTGCAGGCCGCGCTCGCGCAATACGCCTCCCAGACAAATAACGAAGAAATCGAACTGATCTCCCTCTCCGAGCATTTCGAGCGCCTGATCACCGAACTGCGCGATAACGCGATGGAGATTCGGATGGTGCCTATCGGCGAGACGTTCGCGGGGTTTCAACGGCTCGTCCGCGATCTCACGGGCGAGCTCGGGAAAGAGGCCGATCTGGTGACCCGGGGTTCGGAAACCGAGCTCGATAAAACGGTTATCGAGTCTCTCAAAGACCCTCTTCTGCATATCCTGCGCAATTCGCTCGACCACGGTATAGAGACTCCCGCCGAACGCATGCGGCAGGGAAAACCCGCCAAAGGGACGATTATCCTGAGCGCGGAGCATTCCGGCGGACAGGTATATATCCGCATCTCCGACGACGGCGCGGGTATCGACCCGTTAAAAATCCATGCGAAAGCGGTCGAGAAGGGCGTTATCGCCCCGGACGCCGAACTCACCCGTAAAGAGATACTCTCCCTCGTATTCCTGCCGGGATTTTCCACCGCCGAACAGGCGACGAATATTTCCGGACGCGGCGTCGGGATGGATGTCGTCAAGGGAAATATCGAACGGCTTCGCGGGACTGTCGAGATCGAGAGCGAGCCCGGCAAGGGCACGACTGTCCTGCTGAAAATACCCCTGACCCTCGCGATCATCGACGGGCTCCTGCTGAAGATCGGCAGCGAGCGCTTCGTGGTCAATCTTTCGATGATCGAGGAATGCGTCGACCTGACCGACGAGATTCGCGGTAATACCGAAGGACGCGATATCGCGGTCGTCCGCGGGGAAATTATCCCGTATATCAACCTGCGGAAACTTTTCGATATCCCCGGCGAACTCCCGGAGATCGAGCAGATGGTGATCGTCCGCCTCGACGATAAAAAAATCGGCCTGATCGTGGATTATGTCATCGGGCAATACCAGACGGTGATTAAGAACCTCGATAAGGTCGGTGCGAATATCGACGAGATATCCGGCGCGACTATCCTCGGCGACGGGTCTATCGCGCTGATATTGGACGTCGCGCGTATCGCGCGCGGAGTGGAAATCAACAAAAACGGATCGCACATAGATCAAACCTTAAACGGAGGAAAAAAATGA
- a CDS encoding STAS domain-containing protein has product MTNANKRILFRIRGNATIERTSALKNSLLKLLNDSTIESLQIEGSEIAAADLSFLQVIVSACRSFARAGKRLEVVNPSPALSHTMELSGITHLVHCGDCPMKSCTLLNPARKEGV; this is encoded by the coding sequence ATGACAAACGCTAACAAAAGGATACTCTTTCGTATTCGCGGTAATGCAACCATCGAACGTACATCCGCGTTAAAAAATTCGCTCCTCAAACTGCTGAACGATAGCACGATTGAATCTTTACAGATCGAAGGGTCGGAAATCGCCGCAGCGGATCTTTCCTTTCTGCAGGTCATCGTTTCCGCCTGCCGCTCGTTTGCCCGCGCGGGGAAGAGGCTGGAGGTAGTCAATCCCTCGCCGGCGCTATCCCATACTATGGAATTATCCGGGATAACGCATCTGGTTCATTGCGGGGACTGCCCCATGAAAAGCTGTACGCTCCTCAATCCTGCCCGAAAGGAGGGGGTATGA
- a CDS encoding response regulator: MGKSILIVDDSTSMRWVIRMTLQDKGFKVVEAVNGKDGLSKLAINDIDLVISDLHMPEMDGFEFIRNIRSNQKYRYLPVLVLTTEANPELQQEAKNAGATAWIMKPFTAEKLLIVIQKLVPAMFV; the protein is encoded by the coding sequence ATGGGGAAATCTATATTAATCGTAGACGATTCCACATCGATGCGCTGGGTAATCAGGATGACCCTGCAGGATAAGGGATTCAAGGTAGTCGAAGCCGTCAACGGTAAGGACGGATTGAGTAAACTCGCGATCAACGATATCGATCTTGTTATTTCCGATCTGCATATGCCCGAAATGGACGGGTTCGAATTCATCAGAAATATCCGTTCCAATCAGAAATACCGTTATCTGCCCGTCTTAGTACTGACAACCGAAGCCAATCCCGAGCTCCAGCAGGAAGCGAAAAACGCCGGAGCCACCGCATGGATTATGAAACCGTTTACCGCCGAAAAACTTTTAATCGTCATACAAAAACTAGTCCCCGCCATGTTTGTATAG